The proteins below come from a single Eptesicus fuscus isolate TK198812 chromosome 5, DD_ASM_mEF_20220401, whole genome shotgun sequence genomic window:
- the LOC114232030 gene encoding general transcription factor II-I repeat domain-containing protein 2-like gives MAFRPVLFEKLAHNKKSNLERHFTTKHMSFSTKYPVGDARKKAVEELRKSQEKSSSVFNYWMQSSNNVNIASFVVSQEIAKRGKPYTDGEYIKSCFINASEELFWDFKNKADILKKIKELPLSAKTVKDRIVKMSLNITDQQVEDLKLVSALSIAVDESCDINDTTQVSLFVRFIASTGPKEELLGLLPFKGQTRGEDIANAVIECIEKHHIPLDKIVSISTDRAKSMTGVRNGFVAILKEKINHEILTYHCIIHQEALCAQTFPEEICKVMELVINIISSIIAKALNHH, from the coding sequence ATGGCCTTCCGACCTGTCTTATTTGAAAAATTGGCGCATAACAAGAAATCAAATTTGGAGAGACACTTTACAACTAAACACATGTCATTTAGTACTAAATATCCCGTCGGTGATGCAAGGAAGAAAGCAGTTGAGGAACTTCGGAAGAGTCAAGAAAAATCAAGTTCTGTATTTAATTACTGGATGCAATCTTCCAACAATGTTAATATTGCAAGTTTTGTGGTTAGTCAAGAGATTGCTAAGCGAGGAAAACCATATACAGACGGTGAAtacataaaaagttgttttataaacGCATCTGAAGAGCTATTTTGGGATTTTAAGAACAAAGcagatattctaaaaaaaattaaagagttacCATTGTCTGCTAAAACAGTGAAAGACAGAATCGTCAAAATGTCTTTGAATATAACCGACCAGCAAGTCGAAGATCTTAAATTGGTTTCAGCTTTATCAATAGCAGTTGACGAGTCTTGTGACATAAATGATACAACGCAAGTTTCACTTTTTGTACGATTTATTGCATCTACAGGTCCTAAAGAAGAACTTTTAGGATTATTGCCATTCAAAGGTCAAACACGTGGAGAGGATATAGCAAATGCTGTAATTGAGTGCATTGAAAAACATCATATTCCACTCGATAAAATTGTCTCAATTTCAACAGATCGGGCAAAAAGTATGACCGGCGTAAGAAACGGGTTTGttgctattttgaaagaaaaaattaatcacGAGATACTTACTTACCATTGCATCATTCATCAAGAAGCGCTTTGTGCTCAGacatttccagaagaaatttGCAAAGTTATGGAATTGGTGATTAACATTATCAGCTCCATTATAGCTAAAGCTCTTAATCATCActaa